GTACGAATTATGTGTGATATATCATCTCGTAGAGCCGTTATATCGGGTGTATTTTTGAAGCATTGGGCCTTTCTGTAGTACACCCTGCCACGATTGACCAATCTGTCAAAAAATCCGCCACTAGCACTGTAGCAATGTATACTATCATTTTTTTGGTACTCATTTGTACCATTCATTGTAACTATTAGTTACATTAGTTATGAAGTTACCAATGCGAATATGGGTAACTAATATATACGTTGGCTTGGCCCTACAAACCACTATACTCAACATAACCCAATCATCACGGCACGAAGTATTGACATGTTGTGCTTGGATTATGGCGTGAGATGTCAGAAAGTGCGCGATCTCGCAAACGGGACCTCAATGCCAGTCAAAAAACCCAGGATGGCtacaataacaattgtgATGAGCCTGATGAATGCACTTTTAAAACCCGGCGTACTGATCAACTCGTAGATTGCAACAATTCTGATGTACTTGAGAATTGGATCCGAAATCTTTCCAAAAAATACCCTCTAAACCACTCCTCCAACCATAACAGTAATCCTAACAATACGATATCACTCGAAGTCGAGATTAGGGGACTTATTAAGTTTGTGGAGAAAATGGTAGAGCAGAAGACTCAAAAGATCGTCAccgaaaataaatttttatctacATTAGTGAAATCGCAGCAAGAAACTATCAGGCGCTTGCAGGATTGGGAAAGGATCGCCAATTGCTATCTACAGGAGCGAAATGTTCTCAAGGCGGAGCTCAACGATCTTAAGGAATCTATCGCACATGCTTTTGTCAAGCCAAAGGCCAACCAACCTCCAAACAAGTCGCCCTTTCTTCACCGCCCTCCCCCTGACATATTCTAAACCATATGGCATATTATTGCCATAATAACTGTGAGATGAGTACTTGTAGCTGATTGTTAAATTAAGCCTTTATCTCGTAAATCAACATATCCATATATGAGATTTTCTTCAGGCATTTGaaagttatatatataatgttaaattcAAGCTGAAACTTTCCACTCACATTTATGGAAtctaattaaaaataaaaaccaATCACTTAGACAGGTCTTTAGAaatgtcaatatatatatataattggaGGGAAATTCTCACCTAAGCAAAAGTACAATGATGTACCCTAAGAGCAAGGGTTGTAACATACATACATAACAAGATCCCACGTGGTAATTTTAGTATTTTAAGATGCATATAGCGCAGAGTTATGTATTGTCATTTACATTAATAGCATCTACTATATTGCTTATAGTGGTGTTACTTTTATGGTTCTTTCAGTGAAGTTATGACAGTGATGTAATAGCAGTAAGGGACACTACTATTGCATTGTCCCCACTAATGGAGTGGAGGCTCAAGGGGACCGCTGGTATGTTTAGTACTTTGTCAAGCAAGGAAAATTACAAAACGGTGCTGGAAGTACGAAATGCGGTGAAGAAGGCCATAGGGATCCCTGAGGATGGTATTCTCGACATCGTCTTATATCGCAATTCCAATCCACACAAGCCGCTTTCTGATCTTGAACGTGTATCTGTGCCTGAGAAATTTTTGGTTTCTCGCATGTCCTCTGCACAGGCTAATCAGATACTTATGGAAGCAGCTAAAGATTTTTCTGGAGATGAGCAGTCACCAGATCAATCACCCTCAACTAATGACGATGTAACAGTCCTCACCACTAATTTGAGTGCCAATCTTTCGGAGCAgaaatttgacaaaaacGACACTAATAATAACTTAAATGGTACATCATTTGTTAATGACGACGAAGATGTCAAGATCGCTTCTGCAATGGCTGCTGGAGGAATGGATATACAAGACACGCTCCAACGCAGATACTACAGGAACAAAACGTTACAGGACCCAGTTAAATCACAACAAAAGATGAACCAATTACAGCCGGAAGACAAAAGTACATACATTTGCCATATGTGCGGAAACCCAGGGCACAACATTAAAGACTGCACCATCGTTGATGGTAGGAGGTGTGAGAAGAAGATCCGTTCGGCCACAGGCATTCCTGTCAATTTCTTGAGGTCTATTAGGCAGGATGAGATTCAGAATTATAAAGAAgtatatatactaaaaGGTATGATTGCTGTTTTAGTTAATTAATCACtcttaaattgttttttgtACGTTAGTCATTATTTAtgcaaaatatcacaaGTGAATCgatttttcattttatGATGaacataattaattatgaatttgtgataaatgtAACAACttcaaaattgcaataattataattattgctGTGCGGCTTGGGATTGGTTTAAACGAAGAGCGAAgagtaaaattaaatttttttacaaCAATTACGATAGTTATACTATAATTTGTTCTATAATGAAACATTTCCAAGGGTATATGAAGAAAGTTAAATTTTCacttataattttttgtaaatattcaCAATAATTGCCTAATTATTTTAAGactaatataataattaaggCATGGGTTCGATGTCCTAACTTTCACTAACTATTTGCTGATGTTATATTATAGAAGTTACTGCAGTTATCGCATGTATTATGGCTATGAATTGTATGGGTGTTGAGACCCGCAGTCAACAGTCAACAAACTTATGATTTCGAAACCATCCCTCACTCTAATTAACCCAGCTACTCAACGGCTAGAGCAATTTCTATGTCAATAAAAACTGAATAAAAACTTCGCTTAAATATGTACTCGATCATAGCCTgtgtatataaatgtatatgttACTCAAAACCCCATCACAAACACAACTCACggaattgattaattaattacaatattacaaattattaactCAGATGGGACATTTGCAGTGATGAAGGACATATCAACTGTTTCCGGTGAAGCTTATTTCAACATATCTGCTGAAGAAAGGATTAGTGTCTCGCTTGGGAACCAAGTGAAAAGTCAGTTTAAATGTCCAAAGTGCGGTAATTTGTTGGTGGACCCAAT
The DNA window shown above is from Babesia microti strain RI chromosome III, complete genome and carries:
- a CDS encoding hypothetical protein (overlaps_old_locusTagID:BBM_III02250), with the translated sequence MSESARSRKRDLNASQKTQDGYNNNCDEPDECTFKTRRTDQLVDCNNSDVLENWIRNLSKKYPLNHSSNHNSNPNNTISLEVEIRGLIKFVEKMVEQKTQKIVTENKFLSTLVKSQQETIRRLQDWERIANCYLQERNVLKAELNDLKESIAHAFVKPKANQPPNKSPFLHRPPPDIF
- a CDS encoding conserved Plasmodium protein, unknown function (overlaps_old_locusTagID:BBM_III02255) codes for the protein MEWRLKGTAGMFSTLSSKENYKTVLEVRNAVKKAIGIPEDGILDIVLYRNSNPHKPLSDLERVSVPEKFLVSRMSSAQANQILMEAAKDFSGDEQSPDQSPSTNDDVTVLTTNLSANLSEQKFDKNDTNNNLNGTSFVNDDEDVKIASAMAAGGMDIQDTLQRRYYRNKTLQDPVKSQQKMNQLQPEDKSTYICHMCGNPGHNIKDCTIVDGRRCEKKIRSATGIPVNFLRSIRQDEIQNYKEVYILKDGTFAVMKDISTVSGEAYFNISAEERISVSLGNQVKSQFKCPKCGNLLVDPMTTLCCGETFCSVCLFQNKTSTIFPCPGCARKIGVRYLEPNVALREVLKNSLENDKSAQTNPNNQKNKINNKNSRSDDENEHITTRPFKDRKVNKHDHSHGNNENSRYNNRYNDRSKSRDFRNDRVERCERDDKSDRHNHHYSRQRVLASEYISHYRKGG